One Branchiostoma floridae strain S238N-H82 unplaced genomic scaffold, Bfl_VNyyK Sc7u5tJ_395, whole genome shotgun sequence DNA segment encodes these proteins:
- the LOC118408766 gene encoding uncharacterized protein LOC118408766 isoform X2: protein MPRRKNKSKKVLTKLSAWKAEKENKKTADEQSIAGQEKAEEQQVEGARERLADEQECEVTGEWQGEEFMFNPFTANDQLQLAASSSQKIMLEHIADGTQLEKEKPHGA from the exons ATGCCAAGGcgtaaaaataaaagtaaaaaggtGCTGACAAAGTTAAGTGCATGGAAGGCagaaaaggaaaataagaaGACAGCTGATGAGCAGAGCATTGCGGGACAGGAGAAAGCTGAAGAGCAGCAAGTAGAGGGAGCAAGAGAAAGGCTGGCTGATGAGCAGGAGTGTGAGGTAACAGGGGAGTGGCAGGGGGAAGAGTTCATGTTCAACCCCTTCACAGCAAATGATCAGTTGCAGCTGGCAG CGTCAAGCAGTCAAAAGATCATGCTGGAACACATAGCAG ATGGGACCCAACTAGAGAAAGAAAAGCCGCACGGGGCCTAG
- the LOC118408766 gene encoding uncharacterized protein LOC118408766 isoform X1, with the protein MEGDGNCFYRAVSFHIFGTQEYHAVLRQRMIEYMSTMSEDLCSLLLEPGQTMEKFLSGECHPEGPPAKLGTWATQVEIDAMSLLLGRCIFVYASSSQKIMLEHIADGTQLEKEKPHGA; encoded by the exons ATGGAAGGGGATGGAAATTGTTTCTATAGAGCAGTAAGTTTCCATATTTTTGGTACTCAGGAGTATCATGCTGTACTCAGGCAGCGTATGATTGAATACATGTCAACAATGTCTGAGGATCTTTGCAGTTTGTTATTGGAACCAGGACAAACCATGGAGAAGTTCCTGTCTGGTGAGTGTCATCCTGAGGGCCCTCCAGCAAAGCTTGGTACATGGGCCACACAGGTAGAAATAGATGCAATGTCCTTACTACTGGGAAGATGCATCTTTGTGTACG CGTCAAGCAGTCAAAAGATCATGCTGGAACACATAGCAG ATGGGACCCAACTAGAGAAAGAAAAGCCGCACGGGGCCTAG